From the genome of Etheostoma spectabile isolate EspeVRDwgs_2016 unplaced genomic scaffold, UIUC_Espe_1.0 scaffold00018502, whole genome shotgun sequence:
ACATTAAAGATGGCTCCATGAtaggagtagtagtagtagtaaaggCTGTAGTAGTTGGCGAGTTAGCATCTAAGGATAGCCGGACACTGGATGAGATTTGTGGCATTTATTAAGGATCGACGGGGTCCATTATCATTTCGGTCCATTATTATCACAATATCTGTGTTAAAGACAAAAATTGATGAAGAAGTCTAattacaatcattagatctgagaaaagtcagttggtgctttttttttttgtgtttggcgTTTATTGCCACATTTCATGTTCATTCAGCTTAGGTGCTGCCAAAAACGGTTCGGGTGCTGAACTTTAGACTTATGGCGGGGAAACccttaaaacataaataattaaGACTGTTTAATAGAAAATCTCTAATACTGCAcattgttgtcttttctttgtatCCATCAGCAATTAGATTTGAAAGAGAGAGCTAGAAAAAATGTATGataatttaaactttttattgattttattatttaattggaAAATAACAATTTACACTCAGTTTTTGTTAGAAACactacacaggcctgaaatcacacacacacacgctgtggTCCTTTACAtgtactaatggagagatgagCTCACAGTGAATAATGTGACATGAGCAAAGACGCTTCAAAAATGGCATGGGTgtaagaggggaaaaaaaatgtatttctgtaatttaaagctgtgaatgttTAATTGTTAATTGCTTTTAGAAATGCAATGAGATAAGTTGTATTGTCAATTACTATAATGTCTGTATTTGTATCTTATGAATTGTTGTTGAttgaacttttaaaaaattctTTTACTTCAAAACAAACTATGACATCATCATTGATCTTTTACTGAGGTCACTATCTTTACTTAGGTCAGTATCTTCGATCCATTGCACATTTGGTACACAGACACGGAACGTTACACACAATTGTGAGAACTTGCAGCTCAAGTTTCAGCACTCCAGAACATAGAACTAGAATTCTATTCATTGCTCCAGACTGCTAAACTCTCAGCacaattgcattgttttcattCAAATATAAATTCGAACTAAACCAGGATTGACATCTTAAGGGTTACATTTTAATTCTTAAGCAACTCTATTGAACTGGTTTATTCGGTCGGAGGACCTAACTGAGAACGCTAAAATGGATTCTGGAAGTGAACTTTCAAGACGGACAAAATGTTTACTGCTGAAAATATGGATGAGATTGTAACGCTATTTCATGAGGCGGATGTTGATGGAGGTGGAGGATTGGACATTAAAGAATTCTGTAAGGGACTGAAGCAGTTATTCCCTACTATGGATGAAGAAGATCTCATTGCCCTCCACATGAAGATTGACACAAATGGAGATGGAGGTGTGGACCTCGGGGAGTTAACAGACTACCTGGTGAACAAAAACAAGGCATCACAAAATatggcttttaaaaatcaaatctttCCCAAACCTATCAAAATGATATCGGTGGATCACCATAAAGCGATTGTTCGTCTGATTCACCGTCCCTTCGAGAATGACAGGAAACCTGATCATGGTTCAGAGGTTTTATTAGGACAAACCAGCACTTACCAAAAGGTCAATATCTCTCCATCAGCTCGAATGGTATCCTCAACTTCTGGCCTGACAGCTTGACACCCCGTACCCAGTTCAGTTattcaaaaaggaaaacacacttcTTTTTCACATAATAAGAAAATGCACGTTACTGACATGGTCTACATCAGTGAACTCAAACAACTGGCTATCTCCACTTCTGACAGGGAACTAATATTCTATCGCTGCAATGAATTCCCTAAGTTGTTTTCAACCAGCCACTCTTTAATAGTAGAGGACAACATAGTGAATACCATGAACTACTGGTCCAAAGGCACTAAAGCAGTGTTTTCCTTTGGCGTTGTAAAaggttttttgtctgtgtttgtctcctaCAACATATGTGAAAACGGCCTCTTCTTCAACGGTGCATATGAGAAAATCTCTCTGCGGGATTATCCAACTGTTTGTTTCAACCCTGTTAAAAAAACCCTCTAAAAACTTTCTATGTGTGAAGGTCAACATCTTTAATGACATTTGCAGTCAGATCCGATATTTTCCATCACTTAGGTCGTTTGCTATCTGCGGTAGTTCATCCAAGACAATGGTCCTTGCTTCTCTACCCAAGACATCCACAACCAAAATGTCTACAACAGTCTTTAAGAGCAGAGGACATGTGGACTTCTTCACCTGTGTAGAATATTCCACTTCCTCTGGGTATCTGCTGACCGGTGGGACGGACGCCCTACTGAGGACGTGGTTTCCCCACAAAACAGTGTCATGCATCCAGGAATTAAAGGGACATGCCAAACCCATCACCCATATAATGTTAAATCCCAAGGAAAAAGTTTTTGTTAGTTTATCGCTGGACCACCACATATGTGTTTGGTCAGAGGATGCAATGATCTGTTTGCAAAGTTTCAAGATAAAAGAAATGATGCAGAGTCCTATCTCCAGTGtgtgttacaacacacacaacaatgagTTAGTCCTAGCTAACACAGATATTGGCAAATATCTTGGAAGAGGAACGgatgtgtttaaaaatgcattaacatCGCATGACAAGCCCCTGTGCTGTGCTCTCTAtcacaacattttcaaacaggTTGTCTCTGTTTGCCAAAATGGCGTGGTGACAGTGTGGGATATCTTAACAGGAACGGCCGCCATGCAGTTCAAGGTGACTCCAGATCAGTACGTGGGGCATGTTGCTATTTCATTTGATGGACTAAAGCGCAGACTGATCACAATTTCCCAGGATGGAAAACTTAAAATTTGGAACTTCAACAATGGAACAGAGCTTGCCATTCTTCCTGTTACCGTACAAAGGGAGGTGACAGGTATCGTCTGTGTAGACAATAGGGTGTTTGTGTCGGGAAAGAACTCCAAGATCATTTATGACCTGGACATACACGGATATGACAACAGATTTTTGAAGCATGATTATTTAGATGACATTTGCTCAATGGATGTCCATGGAAACGCACTGGTTACTGCCTCCAGCAATGGAAATATTGTCATCTGGGAGGCCGCCAGTGGCGAAGTTCTCTACTGGCTCAATGGCAGCAACAGCCCTCGAACAAACATGGCAGACAAAACCACTCAGGGCCAGACAGGGAGTCTGCTTGGTGACAAGAGTCCAAAGCACGTCAGAGGCACTGGGAAAAAACCTCTACATAGTAAATCCCTAAATGGGAACGACACTGATGTGATTAACACACCTCTTATCATATGTCTGAAGACCAGGGAGGTTAAAGTTGACACAGCCACACTGCTGACGTCTGCAGATGGCAACATATATGCCTGGTCTGTTATTAGCAAGGGAGGATTGATTGGAAAGTTCAGGGCAGTGAAGGATGAAGGTGCAGTCATTACCACCATGTCAACTGATCCCAGTGACCAGATATTACTGACCGGGGATAGTACCGGAAAGATTTATCAGTGGGACATTAAGgcttttgggtttaaaaaacaggcaaacaacgaGCCATTTGAGGATATAAATGGGTGGTGTGTTGTCATTGTGTCCACGTCTTCTGTTGCACTCCTGGCAATCTCACATCACAGGGGTGGTGAGTGTTCAGTGTAACCCAACTTGTGAAAAGTTAATTACCGCAGGGAACTgcaatgtctgtctgtggaaaaCACAGGAACCTACATAGGCCTCTTTGGGAAAGACCAATGGGGTACTTCACAAATCAGCCTTGAGGAGAATGCTGAACAGGAGGACTGGCAGACCAAGCACAACGAAGACAAGCAACTTTCCATTTAAATGTCATGTCTCTCCAACAAGATCAACGCCAGAACCACTGATAGACAGCATTAAAAGCCTCTGTGACAGAATAGACAAGGTAGTCAGCCCTGAGACGCCTGGAGCCAAATTAACAGAGGATCTACTTGATCGTGTAAATAGACGGATGATGAAGATTAAGTCAGGACTTGACTTAATAAAAAGCGAAGCCCAAGTACAATTAGAGTTTGAAGAAACTCACAAACCGCTGGAAAATCTGTATTTTAGTGAGGTCAACAAGGGGTCTAAAAATCCATCAACAAAATGTCCACCAAACCCCAGGCCAACTACAGGTTtcactaatgacaccatcagcttagcaaacatgcagcaatctgatggtgccgtcaagcaggggactgaacccacttcaaaacaagtacatttcccacccatctcagagaccgtgcagctcacagaaagtcaattaaagccacacccgcccctcatcagaggtggatctgctcatgaccaactctcttaccgaactgcatatttggaccagactaggtccaaatatgggcgtgtgctcaagactcaggagagagacacattaaagggcagtgtcttcactcaagttccaccaaacaccctgtcaGGCACGAAGGGGTCttggcaaacaccggaccatgtacacttgccacccatcaatgataaggtgcatcgcccacatcatcagacccgttcaaagtttcagcagagagacaccttaaaaggcggtgtcctcacaccagttccaccaaaccaccctgccagctatgaagacctTGCCACACATGTAGCTGGACCAGActaggtccaaatatgggcgtgtgctcaagactcaggagagagacacattaaaggcagtgtcttcactcaagttccaccaaacaccttgccaggcatggaggggtctcagcaaacaccggaccatgtacacttgccacccatcaatgataaggtgcatcgcccacatcatcagacccgttcaaagtttcaccAGAGAGACCCTTTAAAGGCGGTGTCctcacaccagttccaccaaacaccctgccagctatgaagacctcgccacacatgcagctgaaccagactaggtccaaatatgggcgtgtgctcaagactcaggagagagacaaattaaagggcagtgtcttcactcaagttccCCAAACCCCCTGTCAGGCACGAAGGGGTCTTGGCAAataccggaccatgtacacttgccacccaccATGATAAGGTGCATTGCCCACATTATCAGACCCGTTCAGTTTCATCAGAGAGACACATTGCAAGGCAGTGTCTTGacccagttccaccaaacaccctgccaggcatggagggtctcagcaaacaccggaccatgtacacttgccacccatcaatgataaggtgcatcgccacatcatcagacccgttcaaagtttcagcagagagacaccttaaaaggcagCTTCCTTCCACCGTGTCAACACACTACCAGCTTTGAAGACCTTACCACATATTCAGCTCTCGGCTAGTACAGTCAAGCACAGGTCAACAAGgggtctaaaaatacatcaacaccatgtccaccaaccccaggccaactacaggttgcactaatgacaccatcagcttagcaaacatgcagcaatctgatggtgccgtcaagcaggggactgaacccacttcaaaacaagtacatttcccacCCATCTCAGAGACCGTGCAGTCCACAGAAAGTCAATTCAAGCCACACCCTCCCCTCATCAGAGGTGGATCTGCTCATGACCAACTCTCTTACCGAACTGCACATTGGACCACTATGTCGAAATATACGTGTGCTCaagcttcagcagagagacacataccAGACAGTGTcttgacaccagttccaccaaacacctgccaggcatggaggggtctcagcaacacaccggaccatgtacacttgccacccatcaatgataaggtgcatcgcccacatcatcagacccgttcaaagtttcagcagagagacaccttaaaggcggtgtcctcacaccagttccaccaaacaccctgccagctatgaagacctcGCCACACATGCAGCTGAACCAGACTAGGTCcatatgggcgtgtgctcaagactcaggagagagacaattaaagggcagtgtcttcactcaagttccaCCAAACCCCCTGTCAGGCACGAAGGGGTCTTGGCAAataccggaccatgtacacttgccacccaccaatgataaggtgcattgcccacattatcagacccgttcaaagtttcatcagagagacacattacaaggcagtgtcttgacaccagttccaccaaacaccctgccaggcatggaggggtctcagcaaacaccggaccatgtacacttgccacccatcaatgataaggtgcatcgcccacatcatcagacccgttcaaagtttcagcagagagacaccttaaaaggcagCTTCCTTCCACCGTGTCAACACACTACCAGCTTTGAAGACCTTACCACATATTCAGCTCTCGGCTAGTACAGTCAAGCACAGGTCAACAAGgggtctaaaaatacatcaacaccatgtccaccaaaccccaggccaactacaggttgcactaatgacaccatcagcttagcaaacatgcagcaatctgatggtgccgtcaagcaggggactgaacccacttcaaaacaagtacatttcccacCCATCTCAGAGACCGTGCAGCTCACAGAAAGTCAATTCAAGCCACACCCGCCCCTCATCAGAGGTGGATCTGCTCATGACCAACTCTCTTACCGAACTGCATATTTGGACCAGACAATGTCGAAATATAGGCGTGTGCTCaagcttcagcagagagacacattaccaggcagtgtcctgacaccagttcTACCAAACACCCTGTCAGGCACGAAGGGGTCttggcaaacaccggaccatgtacacttgccacccatcaatgataaggtgcattgcccacattatcagacccgttcaaagtttcagcagagagacacattaccaggcagtgtcctgacaccagttctaccaaacaccctgccaggcatggaggggtctcagcaaacaccggaccatgtacacttgccacccatcaatgataaggtgcatcgcccacatcatcagacccgttcaaagtttcagcagagagacaccttaaaaggcggtgtcctcacaccagttccaccaaacaccctgccagctatgaagacctcGCCACATATGTAGCTGGACCAGActaggtccaaatatgggcgtgtgctcaagactcaggagagagacacattaaagggcagtgtctttactcaagttccaccaaacaccctgtcaGGCACGAAGGGGTCTttgcaaacaccggaccatgtacacttgccacccatcaatgataaggtgcattgcccacatcatcagacccgttcaaagtttcagcagagagacacattacaaggcagtgtcttgacaccagttccaccaaacaccctgccaggcatggaggggtctcagcaaacaccggaccatgtacacttgccacccatcaatgataaggtgcatcgcccacatcatcagacccgttcaaagtttcagcagagagacaccttaaaaggcagCTTCCTTCCACTGTGTCAACACACTACCAGCTTTGAAGACCTTaccacacattcagctctcggctagtacagtcaagcacaggtcaacaaggggtctaaaaatacatcaacaccatgtccaccaaaccccaggccaactacaggttgcactaatgacaccatcagcttagcaaacatgcagcaatctgaTGGTGCCGTCAAGCAGGGACTGAACACTtcaaacaagtacatttcccacCCATCTCAGAGACCGTGCAGCTCACAGAAAGTCAATCAAGCCACACCCGCCCCTCATCAGAGGTGGATCTGCTCATGACCAACTCTCTTACCGACTGCATATTGGACCAGACTATGTCGAAATATAGGCGTGTGCTCaagcttcagcagagagacacattaccaggcagtgtcctgacaccagttctaccaaacaccctgccaggcatggaggggtctcagcaaacaccggaccatgtacaattgccacccatcaatgataaggtgcatcgcccacatcatcagacccgttcaaagtttcagcagagagacaccttaaaaggcggtgtcctcacaccagttccaccaaacaccctgccagctatgaagacctcgccaaacatgcagctggaccagactaggtccaaatatgggcgtgtgctcaagactcaggagagagacacattaaagggcagtgtcttcactcaagttccaccaaacaccctgtcaGGCACGAAGGGGTCTttgcaaacaccggaccatgtacacttgccacccatcaatgataaggtgcattaaccacatcatcagacccgttcaaagtttcagcagagagacactttaaaaggcggtgtcctcacaccagttccaccaaacaccctgccagctatgaagacctcATCACACATGCAGATGGACCAGACTATgtccaaatatgggcgtgtgctcaagcttcagcagagagacacattaccaggcagtgtcctgacaccagttccaccaaacaccctgcctgGCATGGAGGGGTGtcagcaaacaccggaccatgtacacttgccacccatcaatgataaggtgcatcgcccacatcatcagacccgttcaaagtttcagcagagagacccTTAAAAGGCGGTGTCCTCACACCAGTCCACCaaaacaccctgccagctatgagacctcgccacacatgcagctggaccAGACTCGGTCCAAATAgggcgtgtgctcaagactcagagagagacacataaagGGCAGTGTCTTCCCTCAAGTTCCACCAACACCCTGTCAGGCACGAAGGGGTCttggcaaacaccggaccatgtacactttcCACCATCATGATAAGGTGCATTGCCCACAttatcagacccgttcaaagtttcagcagagattcacattacaaggcagtgtcttgacaccagttccaccaaacaccctgccaggcatggagggtctcggcaaacaccggaccatgtacacttgccacccatcaatgataaggtgcatcgcctACATCATCAGACCCATTCAAAGTTTCAccagagagacaccttaaagGCAGCTTCCTTCCACCGTGTCAACACACTACCAGCTTGAAGACCTTaccacacattcagctctcAGCTAGTACAGTCAGCACAGGTCAACAGgggtctaaaaatacatcaacaccaCATTCCACCAAACCCCAGGCCAACTACAGGttgcactaatgacaccatcagcttagcaaacatgcagcattctgatggtgccgtcaagcaggggactgaacccacttcaaaacaagtacatttcccacCCATCTCAGACCGTGCAGTCACAGAAAAGTCAATTCAAGCCTCACCCGCCCTCATCAGAGTGGATCTGCTCATGACCAACTCTCTTACCGAACTGCATATTTGGACCAGACTATGTCGAATATAGGCGTGTGCTCaagcttcagcagagagacacattacaggcagtgtcctgacaccagttctaccaaacaccctgccaggcatggaggggtctcagcaaacaccggaccatgtacacttgccacccatcaatgataaggtgcatcgcccacatcatcagacccgttcaaagtttcagcagagagacaccttaaaagcggtgtcctcacaccagttccaccaaccaccctgccagctatgaagacctcgccacacatgcagctggaccagaataggtccaaatatgggcgtgtgctcaagactcAGGAGAGACACATTAAGGGCagtgtcttcactcaagttccaccaaacaccctgtcaGCCACGAAGGGGTCttggcaaacaccggaccatgtacacttgccacccatcaatgataaggtgcattgcccacattatcagacccgttcaaagtttcagcagagagacacattacaaggcagtgtcttgacaccagttccaccaaacacccccAGGTATGGAGGGGTCTcggcaaacaccggaccatgtacacttgccacccatcaatgataaggtgcatcgcccacatcatcagacccgttcaaagtttcatcAGAGAGACACCTTTAAAGGCAGCTTCCTTCCACCGTGTCAACACACTACCAGCTTTGAAGACCTTaccacacattcagctctcggctagtacagtcaagcacaggtcaacaaggggtctaaaaatacatcaacaccatgtccaccaaaccccaggccaactacaggttgcactaatgacaccatcagcttagcaaacatgcagcaatctgatggtgccgtcaagcagtggactgaacccacttcaaaacaagtacatttcccacccatctcagagaccgtgcagctcacagaaagtcaattcaagccacaccc
Proteins encoded in this window:
- the LOC116680918 gene encoding LOW QUALITY PROTEIN: WD repeat-containing protein on Y chromosome-like (The sequence of the model RefSeq protein was modified relative to this genomic sequence to represent the inferred CDS: inserted 2 bases in 1 codon); this encodes MHVTDMVYISELKQLAISTSDRELIFYRCNEFPKLFSTSHSLIVEDNIVNTMNYWSKGTKAVFSFGVVKGFLSVFVSYNICENGLFFNGAYEKISLRDYPTXFVSTLLKKPSKNFLCVKVNIFNDICSQIRYFPSLRSFAICGSSSKTMVLASLPKTSTTKMSTTVFKSRGHVDFFTCVEYSTSSGYLLTGGTDALLRTWFPHKTVSCIQELKGHAKPITHIMLNPKEKVFVSLSLDHHICVWSEDAMICLQSFKIKEMMQSPISSVCYNTHNNELVLANTDIGKYLGRGTDVFKNALTSHDKPLCCALYHNIFKQVVSVCQNGVVTVWDILTGTAAMQFKVTPDQYVGHVAISFDGLKRRLITISQDGKLKIWNFNNGTELAILPVTVQREVTGIVCVDNRVFVSGKNSKIIYDLDIHGYDNRFLKHDYLDDICSMDVHGNALVTASSNGNIVIWEAASGEVLYWLNGSNSPRTNMADKTTQGQTGSLLGDKSPKHVRGTGKKPLHSKSLNGNDTDVINTPLIICLKTREVKVDTATLLTSADGNIYAWSVISKGGLIGKFRAVKDEGAVITTMSTDPSDQILLTGDSTGKIYQWDIKAFGFKKQANNEPFEDINGWCVVIVSTSSVALLAISHHRGGECSV